The sequence ATATACGGATACAAGGGTTGATGAGCAAGAAAGGAGAATATCCATTAAGGCAGTTCCGATGTCACTTGTACTTGAAGATAGTAATTCAAAGTCTTATATGTGTAATATTATGGATACACCCGGGCATGTAAATTTTTCTGATGAAATGACTGCTGCTCTCAGACTTGCTGATGGGGCGGTGTTAGTTGTTGATGCTGCTGAAGGAGTAATGGTAAGTATTGTTATATGTATTCATATGATTTTGCATTAAAATAAAGATTGTTATATGTATTAGTCAGTTGCATGTTCTTCAATTAGTATTGATTTTACATAATTTTATTATTTGACATTGGTACATGAATAGGTGAATACAGAGAGGGCGATCCGGCATGCCATTCAAGAACGCTTACCTATAGTAGTTGTGATTAACAAGGTAATATTTTTATTTGGCGTTGCGTTTTGGGACTGATGTGATCAGAGTTTTAATGATCAATTTTTAATGTTTAGGTAAACGATACTTGTTTAATCTTAGTCGATGATTTGGGGGTCAAATTGTTGATTTTATGTGTTTCTACAGAACTGATTATCCAATGCTTATATTATTTTTCTACCCTCTTTTAAACCATTTTGGAGACCTTTATTGCCAGTTCACAAATATCTCCTTTTCTTTTTTAAGTTTGTTGTAAATCTTCTTATGTTAGATATAATAATTAATGGGATTTTCAAACACTCGAAAATATGATTCCTATCACTTTACACAATACAAGCACATCCAAACACAATCTTCTGCTGCCAAAATATTTTCTTATATTTAATGTTTTTTGGTAAATCTTATGTTAACAGGAATTTCAAAGACTCATAAATATGGTTACCACAACTTTAAACAATACAATCACCTCCAAACACAATCTTCTGCTTCCCATATTACAACTACTTTTtttataatgtttttttttttctttcaatagcatatattaaatattaatacccTCAAAATACTCATCCAAATATCTTCTGTACCTAGCGGTTGGAGAATTTTTGTTTGTAATGTAAATGTATCAAGAATGTCTATAGCTTTACATATTCGAAGTTTTGATTTTATTTATCATGTAGGTTGACAGACTAATAACGGAGCTCAAACTACCACCTAAAGATGCCTATCATAAACTGAGACATACAATTGAGGTCATTAACAACCACATCACTGCAGTATCTTCAACTGCCGGAAACGTCCAAATTATCGATCCAGCTGCTGGAAACCTTTGTTTTGCTAGTGGCTGTGCAGGATGGTGTTTCACTCTGCAATCATTTGCCAAACTATACGTTAAGCTTCATGGAATCCCTTTTGATGCCAACAAATTTGCATCTCGACTTTGGGGAGATAACTATTATGATCCAGTTAGTAGAGGTTTTAAGAAGAAACAACCTTCAAGTGGGGCTGAAAGGTCATTTGTGCAGTTCATTCTTGAgcctttatataaaatatacagTCAAGTTATTGGAGAACACAAAAAGAGTGTAGAGACAACTTTGGCGGAACTCGGTGTGACTTTGAGCAACGCCGCCTATAAGTTGAATGTGAGGCCCTTGTTAAGATTAGCTTGCAGCTCGGTTTTTGGGTCAGCCACTGGTTTTACTGATATGCTGGTTCACCATATCCCATCTGCTAAAGAAGCAGCGTCTCGAAAAGTTGATCATATTTACACTGGTCCTAAAGATTCAAGTATTTACCAAGCCATGGAAGACTGTGACCCTTCTGGTCCGCTTATGGTTAATATTACCAAGTTGTATCCCAAGTCGGACTGTAGTGTTTTTGATGCTTTTGGAAGGGTTTATAGTGGTGAACTCCATGCCGGACAGACCGTTCGTGTGCTTGGAGAAGGTTATTCACCCGATGATGAGGAAGATATGACTGTAAAAGAAGTTACCAAGTTATGGGTTTATCAAGCTCGATACAGGATACCTATTAATAAGGCTCCTCCTGGTTCATGGGTTCTTATTGAAGGTGTTGATGCTTCAATTATGAAAACTGCTACTCTTTGTAATTCGGAATATAATGAGGATGTTTACATCTTTAGGCCTCTTCAGTTTAATACTCTTCCGGTAGTGAAAACGGCAACCGAGCCATTAAATCCTAGCGAGTTACCGAAAATGGTTGAGGGTCTTAGAAAGATCAGCAAGAGTTATCCTCTAGCTATTACTAAAGTTGAGGAGTCTGGAGAGCACACTATCTTAGGTACCGGAGAGTTGTATCTAGATTCTATAATGAAGGATCTTAGGGAACTATATTCAGAAGTTGAAGTCAAGGTATTGTATTCATATTCACTACTTCAATAGTTACTTATAGAAGTGGCAAAATGGACGGGTTGGGTGTGTTCAGAATGGGTCAAAGGTTTTGTAAGTGTTGAAACAGGCTTATCAcatttatttatcatttatcagtCGTTCAAATGTAATTGATCTAGTTATGTGTTTTCAACACTGATAAAATTTTTTGAGATGAAATTATTAAGGATAATGAAGGTATCAAAGGGTGACTTTTTGCCTTATATGATGCATCTTCTTAtctattatttttgtttttgttttgcttAATTCTATCTCGCTGTAGTATCGATGATGAGCCATTCATAAGTAAAACTGTTGAGATTGCCACTTGTAGTGATGCATTTTGCTTTGTTTGAACATTCATTTGAATATGGCATGCGCTTCTGTGGAACACTTGTTCATGGTTTTTCTGCTTTTAATAATTTAAACAGGTAGCGGACCCAGTTGTATCATTTTGTGAAACAGTGGTGGAGTCTTCATCAATGAAATGTTTTGCTGAAACTCCTAACAAGAAAAATAAAATTACCATGGTATGTAAAAGATAGCAGCAATTCTCaattttgctattttttttttttttttcctttttttatttttatcttccAAGTGAAAGTTATGTTTTTGTATTGTTTAATTGGTTAGATTGCTGAACCATTGGAGAGAGGACTTGCAGAGGATATCGAGAATGGTATCGTAAGCGTGGACTGGCCTAGAAAGAAGCTAGGGGACTTTTTTCAAACCAAATATGATTGGGATCTGCTTGCTGCAAGATCTATATGGGCATTTGGACCAGACAAACAGGTACAATAGATTTCAGAACCATGtattcaattttgatgcttttaGTTTTCATTTATTGTTTTAAAGTAATATGTGTAATCAATCATCTCGCAGGGACCGAATATATTGTTGGATGACACGCTCTCTAGTGAAGTAGACAAGAGCCTGTTGAATGCTGTGAAGGATTCTATTGTTCAAGGGTAAGTAGGCTGAcacagttatatatataattatatactgtATATATTATGAAGGAAACATGAAGTTAATTTTGACTACCTTTTATGAACATTGCTTTGATTTGGTGCTATTTATAAACTTTTAACAGATTCCAGTGGGGTGCACGTGAGGGTCCGCTTTGTGATGAGCCCATTCGTAATGTTAAGTTTAAAATTGTGGATGCAAAAATTGCGGCTGAGCCACTACATCGTGGAACTGGTCAAATAATCCCAACCGCTCGTCGTGTGGCATATTCAGCTTTTCTCATGGCAACACCCCGGCTTATGGAGCCTGTTTACTATGTGGAGGTAACAACCTTGAAACCTAACTGTACTTGTTTAATAACCAACTGTTGTAGGATTCTTTCTTGTACTGTAATAATGTTTGAATAATTGACTTATTTATTTACATTGCAGATACAAACACCAATAGATTGTGTTTCTGCTATATATACGGTGTTATCCCGAAGACGTGGGCATATAACTGCTGATGTTCCTCAACCAGGAACCCCAGCCTACATAGTCAAGGTAATGAGTTGAAGCTGTTAATTTTTGTACGGGTAGAAAAGGTTCGGGCTGGGTTGATCAACTTGACTTCACGAGTTGGAGTTTGTTTATATGATGTGCTGATGTAGGCATATTGAATCTTACTAATCTTTACTGATGTAGGCGTTCCTACCGGTAATTGAATCGTTCGGTTTTGAGACGGATTTACGGTATCATACCCAAGGGCAGGCATTTGCTCTGTCAGCTTTTGATCATTGGGCAATTGTTCCTGGTGATCCGTTAGACAAAAGCATTGTATTAAGACCACTTGAGCCTGCACCAATTCAATACCTTGCGCGTGAGTTTATGGTGAAAACAAGACGTAGGAAGGTACACCTTTTTACTCATTTTATGCTCTCTGTTTAACCATTTTGTTCTAATTATAATCTATTCCATGCCTtcgtaaagtagttctattttagggacaaaaagaaaaaaaaacagaaatgGCATGATTATCAAAATTTTGGGAATATATCAGCACATAATACATGTCTGACCTAGTGCATTCATTCAGTATATTACGACTTATACCATGATCAAGTAATTGGCAGTTAAATAGTGACCTTTATTGTCGGTTTCTATAACAGGGAATGAGCGAGGATGTTAGCATCAATAAGTTCTTTGACGAGGCTATGGTGGTGGAGCTTGCCCAACAGGCTGCCGATCTGCACCAGCAGATGATCTAAAAGTTAGAAACTGTTCCACAAAGATCTTGACTTAAGGTGGTGTTTATTTGTAGCTTATTTGTAAACCTGTACTTACATGATGACACTAGCTACCGAAACAAGGATTGAATTTCTATTAGCAGTTTTTGTTATATTTCCTATCATATGTCCTTGAGATCAGCCATTCAACCTTAGGTATATGTGCACTGAAGTTGGACACATATAGTGATGAATGAGACTTGTAGCACATTTGTTGTTAAATTAAATTTGCATATGATTGGTGGTTTGGCCATCCGGTTTAAGTTATTAATCTTATAGCAAAAGCTTTTCAACTCCTTTGTTGTTTGACAGCTTGGTAAATCGCGTACTTTGATGACATTTGTATAGTTAAAAATTAGACCCGCTTTCACTGTTTTTTTTCCAGAAGGCAAAAATATATTAGAAATAACTCCATTACAATACGAAGGTAGGGGATGGCCTAGCCCAGAAACAGAAATACAAAGAAGCAATAACAGAAAAAACGACCCCCAAAAACCAAAACGACTTGGGTCAAGTTGTCCTGTCTTTCATGACACACTAACACTAAACCGCACAACTCGATCAACACTTCACAAATGCCATATTGCTCTATTTCAGACTCCAAATCAGCCAACTTAACCACATTCTTAGTCTTTTTCACTTTCAAACCCATAAGTTTGAACTGGATAGATGTTTCAATAGATGCAACCACCTGATCAAGTGTTCTAAATTCCACCTGATCAAGTGTTCTAAATTCTTGCTTAAACAGTCCTCTATTCTTTTCCATCCAAACATTACAAACAGCAGCAGCAAGTACCCTACGATTTAGCACATGCCAAATATTCTTAGGAGCCGAATACTTAGCCACATCATTCACAATCAAATACATATCATCCTGACTCTAAATAGCAACTTTTTCTCAAGGGGGAACTCACATTTAACAAATAAATGAGTATGAGAATCACTATGTTGTTTGCAAAAAGCACAACTATATCTCACATTTGGGTACCACACCTGCAACATGACTTGCTTTCACTGTTTCAGTTTGGTAATTGTCTTTTAAACTCCTTTGTTGTTTGACAGCTTGGTAATTCAGACTGTTATGACATGACTACAATAGGAGGACCAAAAGGTTACTTGTTTAGAGCTTAATTGTAACTTTGAGTATGGGTGAAAATATGTCCTGGGCGGATCCAACTGCAAATTAGGAGAATTATTTTATCTCCTTCcttcctaattttttttttttttaatccaatTCTAagaattataaaaattttaaagtATTCTCGCTAGGAGGAGGGCTTGAACCTCCGACCTGTGGTTAACAACCACACGCTCTAACCAACTGAGCTATTCCAGCATATTGTTATTTAgccataaatattatattataattactagtattagtagGGGCGCGATCCATGACCAAATTTAAAAACGGCTAAGAATGGATatgcaaaattatatatatatatatatatatatatatatatatatatatatatatatatatatatatatatattggtaggatcaagagggaagtaaccattcggggggaagcaaaaactttttttttttttttttttcgttttttgaaaaaactttgttcacgaacattatagatgagatgaaaatatgaacatttagtagagacactttgtgataaatgtttttattttggcgggaaaacgctcgaagaagtaatatataacaattatcgtgtttttcgagcgtattttgaggttttagctattggggtatagatattagggtttagatattagggtttatagggtttagatattagggtttagaaatttagggtttagggtttagatttagggtttagatttaggatttagattgagtttttaacacgaatggtttagagtttatggtttagggtttagggttttgggtttggtgttttgggtttatagaataaactcaaaacaccaaaccctaaaccctaaactataaatcgggctaaattttacttcacaaaacatgaaaaaaaaaccttcatattcttcacgaacaatattatcttgaatgttatttttgtcgatcgttttcccgcctaaataataacattcatcacgaagtgtctcttctaaatgttcatattttcgtgtgatcttgatgccggaaaaaaaaaaatttcaaaaaaaacgaaaaaaaaaaaaatatttgcttcccccaattggttacttccccattgatcgtgcccatatatatatatatatatatatatatatatatatatatatatatatatatatatatatatatatatatatatatatattgaaaaaattATCTTTTAAGGTCTCTTAATATGCATATTGAAGAAAACacaaaaattacaaaaaaaaaaaataataataacaaaatcttTAAAAAatttatgataaatgataataatcgtgatgaatgattaatttatcattcatctgagTAGTGattgaatgattaatttatcatttaTCACTATTCAGATGAATGAtaaatttatcattcatcacgattattatcatttatcatcgatttgttaattattatatttttgttaatatcaaCTCAAGATATTAGAAGGTGTAAAATTAATAGAGGCCAGAGCTGCTACATCATTAAATTGCATACATACATCTCAACAAAAATATTAAGCTTCtaattaaaacataataattaacacataaaacTTTTTTGTTTACATGTGGAAATAAGTTGAAAGAGATTTTTGAAAAAGAATTTGATTGAAATGTTCAATATATTTGCCGACAAGAAAACATTAGTGTTGTCTTGGAATATAAAAAGGAAAATATTGGCCCACATAATTTACATTAGGAGGTTTTTTTTTTTATAGTAAAGTGATGCCATAATTCTAAAGAAATAAGAAAAAATTACACCGTCGGTACGTGTTGTTCGGTACCTGTTCGTATACATTTGCATTACAAAACTTATACTTTTGTTTTTGCATAATTGGTACTTAAGCTTGGCTTAGTTTACGTGCTTGATACCCATAGCTAACGTCCGTTAGTCTACATCagttaacccctcacatgtgccacacaTGTGAGGGTATTATATTTGATCAGGGTGTATTATATTTGGACGAAAATGCCCTCACATATATGGCACATGTGAAGGGTTACTTGTTAGACCAATTTTAAAGTAGCGTCACTTTTGACGCCCCCAAAACCGACGTGTCATGTGATTTGACATAAAATCTGACGCCCTTATCCCTGACGCCCCGGGGCGTCAGTTAAAAAACTGACGAAAAAAAAGTTAGCGTCACAGATGTTTGGACCAATCAGATTTCaccattaatttttatatattattaattaatatattttatacccaactatcaataatattttaccacatcactcaTCACAAATTTAACACTCAAACTTAACATTCCCATTATTTAACATTCACTTCAAGACATTGCCACATCATCAAAAAGTACCTCATGTGCCTTTGACATCACAGTCAGGATTACAATTGGTCTTAATTCTTGACAGCAGTTAGTCTTAGGTATCACTCGTGATTGGTCAACATAACCTGGGTACCATATTCGATAAAAAATTAGTTTAGGTGCTGTAACGATAAACTCAACATACCACAGGTAGtaacggcgtaattttttcaaGAAATAAATTCAGAAGTGACTTAGCAACTTGCTAACATATGTCAATAGTATTTTAAAAACAATAATTCGATCGCGAGActagtattattacttttaatatttcagatatagattatatatataaacgAGCATATACCGTGGAAACATACTATAcaattatacaaatggtacaacaATGAGTTTGCCCAACGGGGGATGTATTTGATGAAATTTGAGGGAGAATTTGGAATGTATTATGTATATCAAGATGTCGAGATTTCTAGAATTCCTACGTCTTTCTTAACGCACGGATTTTAGTATTTTTTATTAAAAGCAAGCAAAAgattttttattaatataaaaggAGATTACAAGGAGCTGAGCCTCATAGAATAAGGCTATTACAAAACGATATAGGAAGAAAAAACGAAAACGAAATTTACATAGAACGAAAATGCAAAGTAATCTTCAATCTTCACCCCGCTTAGTCTTTAGTTGTAACATTCTATATTTTTATTTAGTAGGAGAGCACCTAATATCCATGAAACGTTGTCTAGTATGGTTGGAtacaactaaattattattattattattattattattattattattattattattattattattattattattattattattattattattattattattattattattattattaataataataataataataataataataataataataataatattattattattattattattattattattataataataataataataataataataataataataatacaactaaattattattattattattattattattattattattattattattttaaacggcgattttttgacatcagtagatcatttatttcaacgactctcatcatttgcacgtaacacacacgttcgggcgacaACCCAAATCCGATCAACGGTAACCAGAAACACgtccattcgggcagtgttccgggtagaggtccgtgaacgaatccggtaaaacctccatatagggtcaatatataccaccattattgatgttcaattggtttaaagaaaatcatgtcatccctaaggatcgaactaatgacctctccctatcccatgactaAAAGGACATGGGAGAACCTTTGGGCTATGCccgcaaattcttaataatattattattattatattataacttttataataataataataataataataataataataataataataataataataattattattattattattattattattattattattattaataattattattattcttattattattattattaacgacattaaattattattattattattattattattattattattattattattattattattattattattattattattattattgacttttctgcatttattgcatgaaaGACTTGCACCGACAGCTATACTGACTGTCAATAACATTTTTATTCTATTTTTCATGCAGTAATTAATAGGTTTAACACAAACATGTCGTTaatatacacaaattaaaatatTTGAATTAAATATTGTAAATTTTAATATACGCTTTAATGAAGCTTGAAGACAGAAAGAGAAGAGATTGACTCCTTCTCTCGAAGGAGCACTCATTGTCAGTCTAATTTTCATATAAAACCAAAAAAATGTTTGGGTATCCAAATTTGACTGTTCGATCAAAATGGTTTCAGTTCAAGTTATATGATAATACGTATGACACACGAAACTTTATAATAGATTCGCGGAGTATGTACGTATTAATGTATAACGTAGAACAACCAATAGTTTTAAACATAGAATGAAGATAATATATGGTTAGAAAAAGTTATAGACGATATAAAATTAAATTTTCATAAGGGGAACTACTGGATGCGGTTTGAGACAAATTTTAACATGAGTGTCAATATGTCGGGTGTATTAGGTTTCCGACATTTTCATAAAAGCATGGTAGTAACTTGTAGTGTATTATTTTATATGGGAGAGCTGCTTACAGTATTTAGTGAAAATTGTAATATGTTTgtgatttgtaatatttataaactaATTTTATAACTCTCGACTTCGCGAGATGATAAGTAAACTTTTTTGTAATTAGTTTAAGTTAAATGATGTAATGAGATATGTTAAGCATATTCATATTGGTTTGTAGTTGATTTTATTAGTATGCGATATCATGTAGTTCACTCTATTATAGCGATTTGATATAATGTATGTTTTGTGTTATATATATTTGTAAGGATCATTAgagtatataaattttataaaaatacatgatCATTCTATTTTATAAAGGTCTATAAAGCAATTAATTTGATAAACATATTCTTTTTATTCCTttctattatttttttctttttacttcctttatttttattttttttgaaatttcTCTTATTCCTTACTTACCCATAATTTATAAAGGTCTCTAAAGCAATTAATTCAGTTAACATATAAACAATCAAACTATAGTTTTTTGTACATATGTACTCTTCTTATTCCTTTTATTTCCTATTTGAAAATTCTCCCATTCcttacttataatatatatatatatatatatatatatatatatatatatatatatatatatatatatatatatatatatatatatatatatatatatatatatatatatatatatatatattcccttCTATTATCTACTCTATATTTTGCAGCATAGGaggattatttttttttaaaataattatataaatatggaTTATTTTACAGCATAGGAGGATTTTACTAATTAATTTATTGGTTGTGGTTACTTAAATGTGCAACTATTTGAAATGTGCTAACGACAGCTTTAAAGACTGTcgttaataaaattttataaatataaatatataaatattaataataattcagaactggtatatatataaatacatagaaTCCTACTATAAGATCTTAAAAACACAACGAAGTATTCAGCACTATTATAATTAATTGGTCTTTGAATATATGCATGACATGTAATGAACAATATTAAGATAATTAGAAGTCTGATATCTGGAATGAAATTTATTTTATTATTGATAATGTTGTGATCAAttactttttaaaatctaatact comes from Rutidosis leptorrhynchoides isolate AG116_Rl617_1_P2 chromosome 4, CSIRO_AGI_Rlap_v1, whole genome shotgun sequence and encodes:
- the LOC139904177 gene encoding 110 kDa U5 small nuclear ribonucleoprotein component CLO translates to MDDSLYDEFGNYIGPEIESDQESDGGEENEDLTLQPHNEMAESDEENGVAGAGQNGWMTTGDVDMDNQIVLAEDKKYYPTAEEVYGEEVETLVMDEDAQPLELPIIKPVRDIKFEVGVKDSSTYVSTQFLLGLSSNPTLVRNVALVGHLQHGKTVFMDMLVEQTHHISTFDQNSEKHMRYTDTRVDEQERRISIKAVPMSLVLEDSNSKSYMCNIMDTPGHVNFSDEMTAALRLADGAVLVVDAAEGVMVNTERAIRHAIQERLPIVVVINKVDRLITELKLPPKDAYHKLRHTIEVINNHITAVSSTAGNVQIIDPAAGNLCFASGCAGWCFTLQSFAKLYVKLHGIPFDANKFASRLWGDNYYDPVSRGFKKKQPSSGAERSFVQFILEPLYKIYSQVIGEHKKSVETTLAELGVTLSNAAYKLNVRPLLRLACSSVFGSATGFTDMLVHHIPSAKEAASRKVDHIYTGPKDSSIYQAMEDCDPSGPLMVNITKLYPKSDCSVFDAFGRVYSGELHAGQTVRVLGEGYSPDDEEDMTVKEVTKLWVYQARYRIPINKAPPGSWVLIEGVDASIMKTATLCNSEYNEDVYIFRPLQFNTLPVVKTATEPLNPSELPKMVEGLRKISKSYPLAITKVEESGEHTILGTGELYLDSIMKDLRELYSEVEVKVADPVVSFCETVVESSSMKCFAETPNKKNKITMIAEPLERGLAEDIENGIVSVDWPRKKLGDFFQTKYDWDLLAARSIWAFGPDKQGPNILLDDTLSSEVDKSLLNAVKDSIVQGFQWGAREGPLCDEPIRNVKFKIVDAKIAAEPLHRGTGQIIPTARRVAYSAFLMATPRLMEPVYYVEIQTPIDCVSAIYTVLSRRRGHITADVPQPGTPAYIVKAFLPVIESFGFETDLRYHTQGQAFALSAFDHWAIVPGDPLDKSIVLRPLEPAPIQYLAREFMVKTRRRKGMSEDVSINKFFDEAMVVELAQQAADLHQQMI